ttttgcaataaaattataataatttttggtaGATATATTCTGCTGAAGTCATACGAAGCACAAAAAGAAAGGCGagtgggaaataaataaaaaaaactactgCAATGCTCACAATCCCCTAATTAAGTTATGCAAATAGAATTTGACAACGACCATCTCGCAATAAAACTAGAgcaggaaaaataatgaatacatttttttactctcaaGTTAATCCGCGCGGGCTACCCTCGAATTTATGACGATCGATGGGTGCCGTAAGTGGAGgtttggttatttttttttgagatgaaaaaaaaggcgACCGCAGATTGCCCCACTTAATCCCCAGGACTGAGCGACGAGGCCCTCCGCGAGCTTTGTACACGAGCATAACGCCTCTTACCGGGGAATATACCCACTGGGGGGAGTGGAGATTCATTAAAAGCTCGACACCGCATTTGTTCGCGACACTccccaattttccaattaaatgaTGTTATTAATGAGATTCTTTTGAAGCGATTAAATCACTTCATCAGGTATAATTTTTTGAGTACGAATAATAACAAAGacaattttacaaaaattgaaatcatctTCAAGATTTaactcaggaaaaaaaattatttactataTATGTAACGGATTTTTCCctagaaatatatataaatatataaaagataatttttctcattgaaaACCAAAACAAAAAGCGAAATGTCCAATTTTGCGCTAGCGTCTCCTCCGTAATACGGCTTATTAAAATTACACCAAGGACCGAGGGCCAGTTGACCACATTTTCCCATTCTAGGACAAGACAAGTCCTCCCCCTTCCCTCATCTCAATGAAGGACAACGCAGTTAAAGCCGAGAGAAGGGAGGCTGGCGCGTCGTATGAGTGGTTTATACGAATACCTCGGGACCTTGACCACCGGGGATTACTCCACCAGCTAGAAGATCCTCGTAGACAGTCGTGTAAGGTGGTTATTCCTAGCTCAAAATAGCCAGGTCTACGGTCTAACCACCCTCTGGTCACGGACTTGCCTTCTGGATTAATGTTATTGCTTCAACAATTCCCCTGGTCTCGCGTGGACAAAGCGAGATTAACGAACGAAATTCTGGTGGCGTGCCACTGGCaccccaggtaggaaaaaacgaatgggccaaccttggtacaagcacggccgccgagctgccgtagctcggcacccgggctccagccaaactcgcgccgaacttggctagaccctgggatgataacacggggccaggcctgggaccgaactttggccagacttcggtcgccgtactttggccgcactctgggcttaccattcggcccgaaattggcccaggcctgttgccgaactttggccgcactctgggcttaccattcggcccgaaattggcccagacctattgccgaactttggccgcattctgggctgaccattcggcccgaaattggcccagatttacgaccagagctgtggccaggctccaaccgttgcctgtattgggttcagaatcaccaataaatatatgaacggtatatctgataagcagacatgtatttattaccttcaacattatacagaaaacagttttattatgtgacaaaacttatatttaaatttattaaatctattgacaaaaaaactcagccaatcaaaaacttttttcctcctatcgacatagtacatgttttcatccgattttggttgaacagttaaagatatgcagtgtttgtatctccaattttcatgaaagataatcacaactatgagatttttccgcgaacagaatatgaaaactcaaaaaaatgattgcaggtataaattgtagaaaaatcttttgtggattattttcatccgcttttaaaataaataatctacgtagatcatttgaatccgaaatttaatacgacataccatattaagtcttaataaactctctcttacaatctaataatattagcagtcagtcttcagaattcgaagattgtattaacaaaatatccaacaaaataacgcaccaatgttattttttaaattagtagtttagaattgataaattatcgtgcttcaattcaagcatgaaaacagtcattataatagcaatattatggataatttattccgctatggatgataagaattaattcttatatccatagacaattgctgatacgaattatcctgataagaattattttttcatctcggaaagacgtcctttttttacaataatgtcttctccatctgcaactccggaacacagaatgatatttagttgcattgattgtgtgctagttctatataatattgcttattatattcactctttcaaacaaacttagaaatataaaaaagtcttggataggattacatataactaattaatttcaacccttaaatttgaaatctttggggaatatggacgcagtccgattgtgaaacttcaaccttataaatattatttgacttgaatcaccaaatactgaaaacagctctcaatggctgaaattactttcattagaatttttcttaaaaattaaaaatccacttattatttttccctttaaacttttggacataatatttaatccctgaaccaacaacggatatttattcccgtgatctaacttatgaggaaatgacatagaaaatactttattatgctaagatacatcacattttccaattgttatttccatcttctggatttccgacctcgccaggagaaatataataaatataattaatacttcaatgacagccgaatactaaacaatattcatatattaatatatattctgcccaatgaaacgcctcgcgataaaaatatattgataatataaacttttcctattaatcgtaccttttatcaagaatatcacaactaatacaattacgaaaatgaactaatggagtcatattaacacagtgattttacaattccatttatcccggaaaaatgaagtattatcgattggtatcaaaggaacaaactgaattattctcgttatgatgacttgacccgcgttgtcgttccttacgcccaccctctcgatcgccagaacgtgacaaccaagtacttacttctgacattatcttcttctcatcagtgctggatcctattacctcaattatcacatcaatcagtactttgcatactgtagtgttataaacatttttctttttctttccgccagcttcctttccgtaaccagaatagtgcagtgacactgtcttcctcagaaccgcagataggatagtggaaacacatattttcatctcttttttattgcttatcaaaactctcatgaataatcgctaaaaataaaagaagggaaatttttttgaatttatgaacatgagaagacatctttgggctcatcgccagcgggttggttctataaccaaagcgttccagtgacgtagacttgagtcccggtgatgaaagattttttcatcaccagaaaacgaacccagtgcatgtgtcaccgcccaatttattgattttacataaaaaagaagaaaaacgatcaatttcagatatattaccagtgtttctacgagatttgggtccgttgtcaatatcgcttcgtattcctggaacttatcatccatttcaaatggtagtggcgtagacatctgcttctgtatttcaagcaagctaggaccagaagctggggctagattagtgccaatgattgtggtcttgagctcattcatagactgctttaaatcgtaagccatcctgcgtcttaaattttcgagcttttcatctaattgctgatcaaagtaatctcgaagggagttcaggattcgacgttcattatcagcataatgactagatgacaactggttttgtggtcccagcatttttggcatcttagcagggggtaccatcattgatcgtgaagtttttggagttcctgggctcacaatcgaattcaatccgtcttcagcgcgtgtagtagacgatgcacgcctttttcggttaccttatgaaattaaaggaggaccaaacgatataaattgatgggtagcagcatcagatgaaaaaaaaactacccaagcccccaccaaaaatatataatataatctaattctatataagttccgaattttgtaaagaatgttcaaaatataaattggaccattttcaaatatttataaatataaattttttcatgcgggaggaacttggccgatgattggtcatggaatatccgagccgattttacctgaagcgttatggactagtggtgaaggaggtgtcaaatgaagttcttttcttgtatttctcgctgagtccatcgattttgtaggtgactgcagaattccatcggaggaatcattgctctcagattcatcagtttcgacgtctttaagcaaagtaatattcttccttgaccgctgtttaaatgataaacatgcacctggaaattattgaaaatgatgatttatccctgaccggatcatttaattaacacgaacttagaattacgtgctacagtcccatattacctcaaaattgatttattacctgttggtacagatcgcgatttactcgacatttgcaaaaagccagaattattttgagcctttgaggctcgaatctcctcaggattagctataagacaatcatgattttcgtcttcagagtcagatccactctggtaaatgctttgaaatcttgtctttggttttgcttgtatacctacgaaattttacaagtttgtagtgaagtagtaacacaacgtaagttgtctccagcctttgttttttatagctatttcaaagtggggaaagaatgcatgcatttgaaaaaatattttttttgtagaacctatcgctcctacaaaaaaggtttctatcaaaattttaccattttccgtagatgttcactttgatttacctcttcacaacagaattataatgctttcctacataagagatggtggggaaaaatggaacgtttctcgtcccctcaacattccaatgcttttatgtataaacaatcatatcaagtgtaaatcataaattttccactttatcttgttcgcacgtagtgatttctgttagcgactcaattttttgatgagtaaagaattgcaataaaaaaaaataacctaatatttttcgaccacaacataataaaaattttcttataaaatcattcaatgcgattctctcttaaaacgatgtttcgagacaaatacacatgtaatgactgcacagatacataattaatatttattttgtaaaagatttcaaaaattcggtcaatctaattcccaatttagggaacgatgggtcttttgatgttaaatacgagagttgaataaattggggatgaataattggggttaagagtggttataattgttgataattgacttttacttcatattaacaggacttaccagactttggagtttgatttctaggtggaatcgggattttagtactaaagatgttgtttagttgagactttgatgcagttaagggttttgctgaaatttttgctttcgaggaagtttcggacctccccccctttcgatcattttcaccatcggttgtctcacagttgagagttacttgggccttttttaatcttctgcgaccctgatccaaatcagctgaacacaatcaacatatgatcctttaatattgaaatgaacccatcgagcaattcatcaagttataagtggagtcatttcaatttttgtacctgctccggtgatgaagcaaaatggataactttgccaagagtccttgggcgagtgcaatttttccaagtagtcgtcaagtagatgatattcagttgtcggtgggaatttacaggtgtcttcttctgcactattaaaccattttttcggcaccaaatcaatgcatggtagccctttttcgtttttctcgagaaattcgatgactgcgaatggttcgctgagattttttggatcgcgagatggatgtgaggtttccgacattttaggttatgaaaaaaaatcacgattcgtacaattgaacctggtgttttcgagtagtttcatataaactgataactttgcagaatgatgcatatagcttattatttaacagaaaaaattgcgtttctatttccatgtgttttgaacggttttttgtcatcaccccactgatgcttcttttttagcgccactattccttcaaaacgattatatcacaaatatctgtcaaacacttaacacacatttaattcacattaaattctcacttcttgtaatttaccgtcaacttagttggtgaaatccgaatttgagacaaaaagcccgataaacggatgatacgagcaattatgaaaggttatgtacacggacgccagatctaaccgatttatgtcccacttgcatgtaacgactccactattgaaattttctaacgacctcgatgatcggattttcatgtcgattgttgatttaaaacataaaattgtttgtttcttccacaattttaatcacgagttcaactaaaacatataccctcattcatataccctcttaccaaaaaaaaactgcatttcacaatgcgaacaatttttacgttattttctagtggaggagggatatggcgtattgtcgtccagttacatttaataaagcacatttgtgtttaattttgtgtgccttcttacatgtcatttcagctgcccaggacttaatgtagaatattcctactcgactggaaaagtctggataactaaacgcctctttcctggtgtccgaaaatatatataccagtaagatcatcacaaattttggattttcctgatttaacgagaatttgtgaaattacgaaaactttctcaatatctaggagtaccacgttatttggatgacttgtcgtcaaggttagaccattgatgttgatcatatttgatgttaaatgaatttccccatcaattatcatcgttgtaggctttctcgcgataacccaatcactcagtatgtgtttctgattaattaccatggttcctccagactccatctcagttagtctgttgataatttgtgtgagtggttttatcgaagaatgaacgagttttttaaataaaccaatgtaactctctccccaaaacgctgagagctcattcagaggaattttaaagtattgggcatcattagcaacgtggatgatactatgccaactgagaacttgagccccttcatcattataaacatcaggtaacgtctcgaaacaaatttttagcagagatccagcatattcactcaaatccttaacgaattccttactgtttaaaattctgctagcaaagacaaataatgagaaatgacaacgtaaaggtttcggtaagaaatcttgtaacacgacgataccacaataattaa
This DNA window, taken from Diachasmimorpha longicaudata isolate KC_UGA_2023 chromosome 8, iyDiaLong2, whole genome shotgun sequence, encodes the following:
- the LOC135165476 gene encoding uncharacterized protein LOC135165476, which encodes MSETSHPSRDPKNLSEPFAVIEFLEKNEKGLPCIDLVPKKWFNSAEEDTCKFPPTTEYHLLDDYLEKLHSPKDSWQSYPFCFITGAADLDQGRRRLKKAQVTLNCETTDGENDRKGGRSETSSKAKISAKPLTASKSQLNNIFSTKIPIPPRNQTPKSGIQAKPKTRFQSIYQSGSDSEDENHDCLIANPEEIRASKAQNNSGFLQMSSKSRSVPTGACLSFKQRSRKNITLLKDVETDESESNDSSDGILQSPTKSMDSARNTRKELHLTPPSPLVHNASGNRKRRASSTTRAEDGLNSIVSPGTPKTSRSMMVPPAKMPKMLGPQNQLSSSHYADNERRILNSLRDYFDQQLDEKLENLRRRMAYDLKQSMNELKTTIIGTNLAPASGPSLLEIQKQMSTPLPFEMDDKFQEYEAILTTDPNLVETLRLFMRVLISNKKEMKICVSTILSAVLRKTVSLHYSGYGKEAGGKKKKNVYNTTVCKVLIDVIIEVIGSSTDEKKIMSEVSTWLSRSGDREGGRKERQRGSSHHNENNSVCSFDTNR